The Solanum lycopersicum chromosome 8, SLM_r2.1 DNA segment agataagaaaaaactgaaacaaaaaaaaaatcattaaactaTCTTTGCCAATAACACAAAAAAAGATATGCCATCTTCACCACCAAATGTGTCACAAAAATGGCCAAAATACTCAATCCtaatccaaaataccctttcaGAGCTAAAATTGCAAAGAGGAATATTACTTCCTTTGATTGCTATGAACTTTACATGGTTTGCAAAAACAGCCATTACCACTGCATTTCTTGGTAGGCTTGGAGATGTTTATTTAGCTGGAGGTACACTTGGTTTTACATTTGCAAATGTAACCGGTTTTTCGATCTTGAATGGCCTTTGTGGTGCCATGGAACCAATTTGTGGACAAGCTTTTGGGgctaaaaattataaacttcTTCATAAAACACTTGTTATGACTACTTTGTTTTTACTATTAACAAGTCTGCCTATTTCTTTCTTATGGCTAAATGTTGATAGGATCTTAATTCACTTTGGCCAACAAGaagatatttcaattatagCCAAAAGTTATCTAATTTACCTCCTCCCTGATTTAGTTGTTACCTCTTTTTTATGCCCTTTAAAGGCTTATTTAAGTACACAAAATGTTACTATCCCAATTATGTTAAGCTCAACTTTAGCAATTGCTTGTCATGTACCAATAACCATGTTGTTATCAAGAAGTAAAGGGATTATAGGAGTGTCAATGTCAAATTGGATAACGAACTTcttgattatgttattgttgGCTATTTATGTTGTGATCGCGGAGAATAGTAAAGGGGGGAAATGGAAAGAAGGAGGATGGTGTGAACAAGGATATCGCGATTGGATCAGATTGCTTAAGTTATGTGGACCATGTTGTCTTACTACATGTCTTGAATGGTGGTGTTATGAAATTTTGGTTTTGTTAACAGGGCATTTACCAAATGCTAAACAAGCTATTGGTGTTATAGCCATTGTGTTGAACTTTGATTATTTGCTTTTCTCTGTTATGCTTTCGTTATCAACTAGTGCATCTATTCGTGTGTCTAATGAGCTTGGTGCAGATAGTCCTGGCCTTGCGTATCGTGCAGCCTATGTATCGTTAGCTATGAGCATTGTCTCGGGGTTTGTTGGTGGCTCTGTTATGGCAGGGGCAAGGGGTGTTTGGGGGCCATTGTTTAGCCATGATAAAGGGATAATAAGTGGTGTTAAGAAGATTATGTTGATAATGGCATTGCTTGAAGTTGTTAATTTCCCTTTAGCAGTTTGTGGAGGTATCGTTCGAGGAACAGCTAGGCCATGGCTAGGGACATATGCAAATATATTTGGATTTTATCTATTGGCATTGCCATTAGGTGTGGTTTTGGCATTCAAGATTCATGTTGGTTTGGCTGGATTGTTGACAGGGTTTGTTGTTGGTGTAGCTTGTTGTTTGGCCTTGTTGTTGGTGTTTATTGCTAGGATTGATTGGGTTCAAGAAGCTAAGAAAGCACAACTACTTTCTTGTAATCTTGAAGAAATTGCTAATGATGATGAGACAAGTTAAAACTTCACAAGTTATTACTGAGTAGGACTCGTGAGTCGGGACTATAGTCTTGTTTCACCTACAATCAGAGGCGGATCTAGAACAGAGTTGGAGTTCAGGTTCAATTTATTAGTTCAATTAAACATGTTTGCTTTTGACTCGAACTATGTATACATatgtaaaaaaatgtttatctTACTCCTCTTGAATTCATAGCTACCTACAATTATTGTTTGACGAAACAATGTGAAGGAAAaacaattcacaaaaaaaataccAACTGTTAGTATATTTctagtaattatataatttaatgatGAGTCATGTTTAATTTTCTGACTACAACTATTGATAGACAaaataattgacaaaaaaaataccAAACTGTTAATATATTTCTAgtaattgtataatttaatGATGAGTCATGTTTATTTTCATACCATATTCTCGTTATTAACGAGTTCTCAAAAAGTATGTATATGATAATCgcacaaattttataaaatatttgagatTATAAGATTCAACAGTTTTATAACTATGAAAAATTAGATTGAATAAGTCGTATCATAGAGAGGCTCAATAACCAAAAAGCAAAAAGCTAAAGCATACAATAGGTAAATGCTTATTTTGAATTCATAATAGAATCTGTAGCTGTATGAATAAACTTATTTTGAATTCATACTACGAGATATGTCGTATGAGTTAGCGGGGTGGCTCAAATAAATGATTGGCATAAAgccaaaatttagaaaaaaaagttatatttataattgttcataatttaataattaattttactttttcaatgATAGTATAACATTCTGTAATATCTTAtaagacaataataaatatatatgaattattatatgtTGCAGAATAACACAAATGTTTGAATCTctcttattaattatatttttgaaaactttttcaataaaataaattgttacaTAAACTATCAATATTATtctaaaaatgatttatttaaaagtgaagACTTCACTACATTGAATGCCAATCAAAGTATCATCTTTTTACTTATacaatatttcataatatttttaattacaaaaaCCAACATTGTAGTAATTGTTACCTTAGAAAACATTCAAAGTTAaagacaatatttttaaaatttaattatttgataatcTAATTAGTTTGAGTTTGAAATGTTTACTATAAAACATTTCAAAGAATTGAAGACAATCTTACAAAGTCAATATTAAAGTATGGTTGATATAAATTGAAGTAGATTAGTcaaattaagaaatataaagtaactataaatttaattgtctactttattcaattataattaCATCTATTTATAATACTTTGTTCGAATGATTATTACGTATTGTTTTATAATGTATCGTGTTGTATTATGTTGTATTGTGTTGTTTAATTGAATACAATGTGCGGATAGCTTGTATGTTCTCCACCTTACATTcataatttgaatgataaatctattaaaaaaaatgtagaatACAGATAGAGCTACTATGAAACGGTAGCATAAGAGATAACATATaactattaaattataaataaagaaaaaatgagaAGAACTTGGCAAGGTGTTTCTTTTGGGCCTGCAGTAGGACCAAAGAAGTCAGTCGGGTCGCCTGCAATAGGGCCGAAGAAGTTGGCAAGGTGTTTCTTTTGGGCTTCATTGATGGCCCAAATAAAGAAGGCCCACTGGAAATTAGCATGTTCACGGGTTGTGAACTTCCTTTCCTGGAGAAGAAGCAATAACGGTATCTTAGGAATAAGCATCAGCTAATTCTGTGTCAGCAATCGCGGTAATAAAGAGTATACAAGTGTTATCCAGAATGATTAGGCTCAAAGTGTAGGTGGCTTTTTAAGTATGTCATCAATCCCAGGGCTCAACCATGAACAGACGATGTGAACTATAAGCTGGAGTCCGGTAGGGGCAAAGGAAATTTTCGGTGGAGCTGTGGAATGCATAGAGATCGAAAAAAATACCAACGAAAAAGCACTATGCTGGCCCAACATGGGTGGCCCACTTCTCGGATAGCCCATTTACCTTTACTCAGTACTATTCTGGGCCTAAATAACAAGCTAGGCCCATCGTACTcgtatctattttttttctggGCCTGAATCACAATCTAGGCCTTCTCTACTCCATCCTTTTACAAggctattatttaaatttttgttcatatATCTTAAAAATGGAAAACTACCTTATTGCACGtacattcatatcatatatattaattctATCTATACtttcaaataattatgtatCTTATCACTTATTAAGAGTTTTCTAATATATATTGAGGAAGATACACCTAGATATGTGCATTTTTGTAGCTAAATACACTAATAGGGAGAGAACCGAGCGAGCTGGGGAGGGAGGCAAGCAAGATAGTCATGTATTTCATATACACATAATTACACCAAATTCATGTATTTTGGAATATCATATACATTGGAGAATGATGAGCGAGATGACAGAGTAGAGCGAAAATTGTCTATATATCCCAAATATGTGTTAATTCACTTGGatacaatatatttatattaaactaTACTTAATTTTAACCCCATACATCCCGAGTTACATGTATCTAGACGCACTAAAATTTATTAAGATTCATAATATTGTAAATTAGAGTAATTAGCTCCTAAACTGTTGAATCTCTACAATTTTCCCTCTAAAAATTGTACAAACACAACTTTACGaccaacaaaaatatcaaactatcgtcatttataaaatattaactaacgttttctcataaaattttcaatttgctcAAACGAGATTGTTAAACCATGATCTAATAACAAAACATTTCTGAACTTAGGTCCCTAAAATACAGGCTTTACTAACTTTTTATGCCATAATATGATGTCATTTCAACTAACAAACAACTAGACAATATATGCccaactttattttcttttcactgATACTTTAATTTGGACACTGAAAAAGTCTCTCCAtatcaaaatactttttttttatcagcACAGATTTTAAGGTTCTTGTTTTGTATCCATTTTGTCGCGCATAATGTTATTGAATCAGCTTGTGTgtatgttaattattttatcaaatatttattattgagTCACACttctattaatttaaatatgtgcgggttttttatatgattttggacaattttattttttacgaGCCAATCTTCCTACACATAGgtatctaaaaaaattattgaaaatcttGTTGACATAATTAAGCTCTAGGACATATAGCAACAACGGCTcagaaattattttcaattccaATTATGatatttctaactttttttaatcatcttttaaatagtgtaatttttgGCTCTATCTTAGCTTAAACTAACATACTGACATGACCTATATATAGCAATCATTCATGCATATATATTAGCCTTTTTtctataatcatcatcatcattatatatatatatataaataaatgttgcCCAAATCATTATAAATAGTTAAATTTACCAACTGTAGGAAGGTGTTGTAAAGCTAAATCACTGTATTAAAAAAGATCATTAGTaggaattaatttttaattataattaaatatatatttttagtaataattagcattatttgtatatattcttaaaacatTTAGTGATATTAATTTTGATGACACTCAGCTAATATCGATAGAgattttaatactatttattaatattaatatttaatttcattaaaaattatttttgtttcgaTGAACGAAGGAACCATGTGACTATTGGaactttttaaacaaaaattgcGGTGGGGTTTTAAGTGTTTATTAACTAATCTTGTTgtcttttcaaaattatgatgAACAAAAGTTCCCTACTTTCTACGTAGCTTCTTCATATATTAAAACACTTTCTGCTGGAATAATAACTCTGttacatttatatattacactggttcacttttaattgtcatagtTTCAGacgataataattttaattaatattttattatgtaatttttttgttatattaatatgaaaaaaattagatttataatatttttagtataatttttaaatatttaaattttttatttaaaatattaaattaatataatttaatttaattttaaaaattagttttaataaATACGGTATAACAGTTAAAAGTGGATATATGAAAGTATcagtcaaaaataattattagtacTATACTTTGTCATCATAATGACTTCTTTTTTGTGTGTTGAAGTGAAATAAATTTGAGTATTGTCTCTGAATTACTGTTACATGTTACCTTAACTTTTCTGTTTCATTTCCATGTTATTATTGAAAATGTTCACCTTTTTTAATCTTTGTTTAGctaattatgtttttaagtTAGCTATTTAAAGTTCTTATAtactttataaatttttcaacCTTTTTTCATTGCATCATCCCTTTAAAACAAAAAGATTGACAATAATTTAGTCCAA contains these protein-coding regions:
- the LOC101258088 gene encoding protein DETOXIFICATION 56-like; translated protein: MPSSPPNVSQKWPKYSILIQNTLSELKLQRGILLPLIAMNFTWFAKTAITTAFLGRLGDVYLAGGTLGFTFANVTGFSILNGLCGAMEPICGQAFGAKNYKLLHKTLVMTTLFLLLTSLPISFLWLNVDRILIHFGQQEDISIIAKSYLIYLLPDLVVTSFLCPLKAYLSTQNVTIPIMLSSTLAIACHVPITMLLSRSKGIIGVSMSNWITNFLIMLLLAIYVVIAENSKGGKWKEGGWCEQGYRDWIRLLKLCGPCCLTTCLEWWCYEILVLLTGHLPNAKQAIGVIAIVLNFDYLLFSVMLSLSTSASIRVSNELGADSPGLAYRAAYVSLAMSIVSGFVGGSVMAGARGVWGPLFSHDKGIISGVKKIMLIMALLEVVNFPLAVCGGIVRGTARPWLGTYANIFGFYLLALPLGVVLAFKIHVGLAGLLTGFVVGVACCLALLLVFIARIDWVQEAKKAQLLSCNLEEIANDDETS